The proteins below come from a single Chitinophaga pinensis DSM 2588 genomic window:
- a CDS encoding transglutaminase-like domain-containing protein, whose protein sequence is MHTIMAIDESKYTTFQRFLLNLLSLLTIIPLAPYLNRFIPPLVMNGWHMDMVVAVLVTFLFTRLLLWVFRPLIIPAFFLVCTILCINYFNDNYSFNNVLNDYKGMVQGNWGAKNNKQFDILSLYPRRVETYRDKTVRGIRDKVNYKDSLVRNFSVAHSLEDFDEYFPKYGKISRYLALFHYLNRHFKYVPDTHRDEYFATPMETIQNGLGGDCDDHSILMASCLQSIGARCRIVLIQGHAYPELYCGSKEEFEIIKQAIVTLFPHPPIKEIHYHEMKGEYWINLDYTARHPGGKYMNDKVYALIEL, encoded by the coding sequence TTGCATACCATAATGGCGATTGATGAAAGCAAATACACTACATTCCAACGATTTCTGCTCAATTTACTGAGCCTGCTTACTATTATACCATTAGCACCTTACCTGAACCGCTTTATTCCGCCGCTGGTAATGAATGGCTGGCACATGGATATGGTCGTTGCCGTACTGGTTACCTTTCTTTTTACCCGTCTGCTACTCTGGGTATTCAGACCATTAATTATCCCGGCTTTTTTCCTGGTATGCACTATTCTTTGCATCAACTATTTCAACGACAATTATTCATTCAACAATGTATTGAATGATTATAAGGGGATGGTACAGGGGAACTGGGGCGCCAAGAATAACAAACAATTTGACATCCTTAGCCTTTATCCCAGAAGGGTAGAAACCTATCGGGACAAAACCGTACGCGGCATCAGGGATAAGGTGAACTATAAAGACTCTCTTGTCAGAAACTTCTCTGTGGCACACTCCCTGGAAGATTTCGATGAATACTTTCCCAAGTATGGAAAAATCTCTCGCTACCTGGCATTATTCCATTATCTGAACCGGCATTTTAAATATGTACCGGATACTCACCGAGATGAATACTTTGCTACCCCCATGGAAACCATCCAGAACGGATTGGGAGGGGATTGTGACGACCATTCTATTCTGATGGCGTCCTGCCTGCAATCTATCGGTGCACGCTGCCGTATTGTACTGATACAGGGACATGCCTATCCGGAGCTTTACTGCGGCAGCAAAGAAGAATTTGAGATCATCAAACAGGCGATCGTCACGCTATTTCCACATCCACCGATAAAAGAAATCCACTACCACGAAATGAAAGGCGAATATTGGATAAACCTTGACTACACGGCTCGCCACCCTGGTGGTAAGTACATGAACGACAAGGTTTATGCATTGATTGAATTATGA
- a CDS encoding chloride channel protein, producing MSQIKTIRRYHSFFRFKRDFERYSLRKVRSYEIIIHWLHKVLSRSQFLILSGILVGLVAGMAGVILKVLVHYIHYFITYRVHFSTQVIFYALFPFLGILLTTILVVWVFKGQSRKGIGLILYEIAQNSSKIPSVKMYSQILQSAITVGLGGSAGLESPIAVTGAAIGSNYATNYNLGYKERTLLLAAGATAGIAASFNAPIAGVMFAFEILLTGVVFSDFIPLILAAICGSLLSKIILQEEVLFHFETRQPFNYHNVPFYIALGLLSALYARYYIVISQHVEHFMVKLKWPALRKAILGGVIVSILCVLMPPLFGEGYSSLKLLTGGFSDQIIQNSFFRYLPEKSWILLAFTGFTCLLKVFATSFTIQGGGNGGNFAPSLFAGGFLGYFFALLCTNFGFQDVPFANLVLVGMAGVMSGVMYAPLTAIFLIAESSFGYDLFIPLMIVSTISFVVAKWFSPISPELKHLAEEGKIFTKAHDKNILSLLKLENLIEKDVQTIAADQKLRALIELIKEGHRNMIGVVNAAGGLDGIITLDDIRPIMFNASLYDITTVSQFMKPSPVTVQLHDNVADVINKFEEVHTWNLPVLEDNKLVGFVSKSGILNQYRLLLQEYS from the coding sequence ATGAGCCAAATCAAAACAATCAGACGTTATCACTCATTTTTCAGGTTTAAACGGGATTTTGAACGTTATAGCTTAAGGAAAGTAAGGAGTTACGAAATTATTATTCACTGGCTGCACAAAGTTTTAAGCAGAAGCCAGTTCCTGATTCTCTCAGGTATTCTTGTAGGGCTGGTTGCCGGTATGGCCGGTGTCATCCTTAAAGTATTGGTGCACTATATCCACTACTTTATTACGTACAGGGTGCATTTCAGCACACAGGTCATCTTTTATGCATTATTCCCGTTTCTGGGAATTCTGCTGACAACCATATTGGTAGTCTGGGTCTTTAAAGGGCAATCCAGAAAAGGAATTGGTCTGATTCTTTATGAGATCGCGCAGAACTCCAGTAAAATTCCATCCGTAAAAATGTATTCCCAGATCCTGCAAAGCGCCATTACCGTCGGATTAGGCGGTTCTGCCGGATTGGAAAGCCCGATTGCAGTAACTGGTGCAGCAATCGGTAGTAACTATGCTACAAATTATAATCTTGGATACAAGGAAAGAACGCTGTTATTAGCTGCCGGCGCCACAGCCGGTATAGCCGCCTCTTTCAATGCCCCGATAGCAGGGGTGATGTTTGCATTTGAAATATTGCTCACCGGTGTTGTGTTTTCAGATTTCATTCCGTTGATACTGGCAGCAATATGTGGTAGTTTATTGTCTAAAATCATTCTTCAGGAAGAGGTACTTTTTCACTTTGAAACAAGACAGCCCTTTAACTATCATAATGTCCCCTTCTACATTGCGCTGGGTTTATTATCAGCACTATATGCCCGCTACTACATCGTCATATCGCAGCATGTCGAGCATTTCATGGTAAAATTAAAATGGCCTGCGCTTCGTAAGGCGATACTTGGAGGTGTGATTGTATCCATCCTTTGTGTGCTGATGCCACCGTTGTTCGGGGAAGGTTATTCCAGCCTCAAACTCCTGACGGGTGGCTTCTCAGACCAAATTATTCAAAATAGTTTCTTCCGGTATCTCCCTGAAAAAAGCTGGATATTACTGGCTTTCACAGGTTTCACCTGTTTGCTGAAAGTATTTGCCACCAGCTTTACCATCCAGGGAGGCGGGAATGGTGGTAACTTTGCGCCGTCCCTGTTTGCCGGAGGCTTCCTGGGTTATTTCTTCGCCCTCCTCTGTACTAATTTCGGATTTCAGGATGTACCCTTTGCCAACCTGGTTCTTGTAGGTATGGCCGGTGTAATGAGCGGCGTGATGTATGCACCGCTGACAGCTATTTTCCTCATCGCAGAGTCCAGTTTTGGATATGATCTGTTCATTCCACTGATGATTGTGTCTACCATATCTTTTGTGGTGGCCAAATGGTTTTCTCCGATCTCCCCCGAACTGAAACATCTGGCGGAAGAAGGAAAAATATTTACCAAAGCCCATGACAAAAATATCCTGTCGCTCTTAAAGCTGGAGAACCTTATAGAAAAAGACGTACAAACTATCGCGGCCGATCAGAAACTACGGGCGCTCATTGAGCTGATCAAGGAGGGACACCGCAATATGATCGGTGTTGTCAACGCAGCAGGCGGACTGGACGGCATCATCACACTGGATGATATCCGCCCGATCATGTTTAATGCTTCCCTATATGACATCACGACTGTCAGTCAGTTTATGAAGCCGTCACCGGTGACCGTCCAGTTGCACGATAATGTTGCTGATGTAATTAATAAATTTGAAGAAGTACATACATGGAACCTGCCGGTACTGGAGGATAATAAACTGGTAGGGTTTGTTTCAAAATCAGGGATCCTTAATCAGTACAGACTATTATTACAGGAATACTCCTGA
- a CDS encoding NAD(P)H-dependent oxidoreductase → MAKILILFAHPAFEKSRVHAQLVRAIRGMQGVTLHDLYEIYPDLNIDVRHEQSLLLQHDIILFQHPFYWYSAPAMIKQWMDLVLEHGWAYGHTGNALRGKIAGNAISAGSQEAAYHKEGWHRHSVNDFLLPFRQTAALCNMQYLDPFVVYGTHKLSHQEISEAAISYRQMLESLRDGMDN, encoded by the coding sequence ATGGCCAAAATTCTGATCTTATTTGCACATCCTGCATTCGAGAAGTCAAGGGTACATGCACAACTGGTGCGTGCCATCCGGGGTATGCAGGGAGTTACGCTACATGATCTCTATGAAATATATCCGGACCTCAATATAGACGTAAGGCATGAGCAATCGCTGCTCTTACAGCATGATATCATACTGTTTCAACATCCGTTTTACTGGTACAGCGCTCCGGCAATGATCAAACAATGGATGGATCTTGTACTGGAACATGGCTGGGCTTATGGCCATACCGGAAATGCATTGAGAGGTAAGATAGCAGGGAATGCTATTTCCGCCGGTTCTCAGGAAGCAGCCTATCACAAAGAAGGCTGGCACCGGCACTCGGTGAATGATTTCCTGTTGCCTTTCAGACAGACGGCTGCACTCTGCAACATGCAATACCTGGATCCTTTTGTTGTTTATGGTACGCATAAGTTAAGCCATCAGGAGATCAGCGAGGCGGCTATCAGTTACAGACAAATGCTTGAAAGCTTACGGGATGGGATGGACAATTAA
- a CDS encoding monovalent cation:proton antiporter-2 (CPA2) family protein, whose translation MEHSYFFITMIYLAAAVIFIPIARKLGLGSVLGYLLAGIVIGPSLLGFIGHEGQDIMHFAEFGVVMMLFLIGIELEPALLWNMRAPILGLGGLQVLITTAIVTGLALLLGQPLNASLALGMTLSLSSTAIVLQSLKEKGQLSSAAGQSAFSVLLFQDIAVIPMLAIFPLLAGADTGNTAAHEQTFRDNLPAWAQTLMVLGAVTVIVVAGRYLVRPLLRVVARARVRELFTAFALLLVVSISVLMSLVGLSPALGAFLGGIVLANSEYRHELESDIEPFKGLLLGLFFMAVGASIDFRLVLSMPWVILGLVAALMLVKALTLFILGKTFRISIEQNLLFAMALSQVGEFAFVLLSFTQQNNILSPETVSIMTAVVALSMALTPLLLLLHERIIQPRFNKTNTDDTREADEIQEKHPVIIAGFGRFGNIVGRFLRVNGIQATILDLDSDRVDALHNLGIKVYYGDASRHDLLASAGAADAKVIIIAMDTVEQTLEVVKVVRKHFPHLQMLVKAENIPDTYELMDLGVLHIYRETLDTSLRMGADALQLLGVRAYQAQRNVSTFRKQDEKALKGLSAIRNDKKLYINTVKERIEELEKLMSNDRVTRWNPATQGWDEQSLIDEANQD comes from the coding sequence ATGGAGCACTCTTACTTTTTTATAACAATGATTTATCTGGCGGCGGCGGTGATCTTCATTCCCATTGCCAGAAAACTGGGCTTAGGTTCTGTATTGGGTTATCTGCTGGCAGGTATCGTGATCGGGCCTTCGCTGTTAGGCTTCATCGGGCATGAAGGACAGGATATTATGCATTTCGCGGAGTTTGGTGTGGTGATGATGCTCTTCCTGATAGGTATCGAACTGGAACCTGCCTTATTATGGAATATGCGGGCGCCGATACTGGGACTGGGTGGTTTGCAGGTATTGATCACCACGGCGATTGTCACCGGTCTCGCGCTATTACTCGGACAACCTCTGAATGCCTCACTTGCATTAGGTATGACCTTGTCCTTATCGTCCACAGCGATCGTGTTACAAAGTCTGAAAGAGAAGGGACAACTTTCTTCCGCCGCAGGACAAAGTGCGTTTTCCGTACTCTTATTCCAGGATATCGCGGTGATCCCGATGCTGGCTATCTTCCCTTTACTGGCAGGCGCTGACACCGGGAATACGGCTGCCCATGAGCAGACCTTTCGGGATAATCTGCCTGCCTGGGCACAGACCCTGATGGTATTAGGCGCCGTAACAGTAATCGTCGTAGCAGGAAGATACCTGGTAAGACCACTGCTAAGGGTAGTGGCCAGGGCACGTGTAAGAGAACTGTTCACCGCTTTTGCCTTATTGCTGGTGGTGTCTATATCGGTATTAATGAGTCTTGTCGGACTCAGTCCGGCATTAGGCGCCTTCCTGGGCGGTATTGTATTAGCCAACAGTGAATACCGTCATGAACTGGAAAGCGATATAGAACCATTCAAAGGATTGCTGCTAGGACTGTTTTTTATGGCCGTAGGCGCTTCTATTGACTTCAGGCTGGTACTTTCTATGCCCTGGGTCATACTCGGTCTTGTAGCAGCGCTAATGCTGGTTAAAGCACTGACACTATTTATACTGGGTAAGACCTTCCGCATCAGTATCGAGCAGAATCTCTTATTCGCGATGGCACTCTCGCAGGTGGGAGAGTTTGCATTTGTCCTCTTATCGTTTACACAACAGAACAATATACTTTCCCCGGAGACGGTCAGTATTATGACCGCTGTCGTTGCTTTGAGCATGGCGCTTACACCGTTACTGTTACTGCTGCATGAACGTATTATCCAGCCACGATTCAATAAAACCAATACTGATGACACACGTGAAGCGGATGAGATCCAGGAAAAGCATCCGGTGATCATTGCGGGCTTTGGACGTTTCGGCAATATAGTGGGTCGTTTCCTGCGCGTTAACGGCATACAGGCTACCATTCTTGACCTTGATTCAGACAGGGTAGATGCACTGCACAACCTGGGTATCAAAGTCTATTACGGCGATGCTTCCAGGCATGACCTGCTTGCATCTGCCGGTGCGGCAGATGCAAAGGTGATCATTATCGCGATGGACACTGTTGAGCAGACGCTGGAAGTAGTGAAAGTGGTACGAAAACATTTTCCGCATCTCCAGATGCTCGTTAAAGCAGAGAATATCCCTGATACCTATGAGCTGATGGACCTGGGGGTACTGCATATCTATCGTGAAACGCTGGACACGTCCCTCCGTATGGGAGCGGATGCGTTACAGCTGCTGGGCGTAAGAGCCTATCAGGCGCAACGTAACGTGAGTACATTCAGGAAGCAGGACGAAAAAGCACTGAAGGGGCTATCAGCTATCCGTAATGATAAAAAGCTGTACATCAATACCGTAAAAGAAAGGATTGAAGAACTGGAAAAGCTGATGTCCAATGACAGGGTTACCAGGTGGAACCCGGCTACGCAGGGATGGGATGAACAATCCCTTATTGACGAGGCAAACCAGGATTAA
- a CDS encoding DHA2 family efflux MFS transporter permease subunit — translation MLLQQESLVEYGARRVIITITAILCALLEIVDTTIVNVALNEMRGNMGATLSEIGWVITAYAIGNVIIVPMTSWLSQQFGRRNYFAVSVVIFTISSFLCGNATSMWELVLFRFIQGLGGGALLVTSQTIITESYPPEKRGMAQAIYGLGVIIGPTLGPPLGGYIVDHYTWPYIFYINIPIGVVATLLTLQFVRSPKYGEKKSANEIDWLGIGFLALAVGSLQYVLERGQEDDWFNDTTILILGILAVMGIFFFIWRELVYKNPIVNVRVLSNGNLRVGTLLSFLMGFGLYGSTFIIPLYTQSLLGWTATQSGMLMIPAALTTAFMMPIIGKMLEKGIPQQYLVAAGMFLFFVFCFWGYKIITPDTGSEAFFWMLIVRGVGMGMLFIPITTLSLSTLKGKEIGEGAAFTGMMRQLGGSFGVALITTFVSRRNELHRMDLVSKLDTNNPDVMKRVAGATANFASKGMDTRRALGSAYQSLEYSVTKQATVMSYMDVFLYLGVLFLICVPFVMMVKGKKAAKLDPSAMH, via the coding sequence GTGTTACTACAACAAGAATCATTGGTAGAGTATGGCGCCCGCAGGGTGATCATTACCATAACTGCCATACTCTGTGCCTTGCTGGAGATCGTAGATACGACCATCGTAAACGTGGCATTGAATGAAATGCGCGGTAACATGGGAGCTACACTGAGTGAGATTGGCTGGGTAATCACAGCTTATGCGATCGGTAACGTTATCATCGTTCCGATGACAAGCTGGTTATCCCAACAGTTCGGACGTCGTAACTACTTTGCAGTATCAGTTGTAATATTTACTATATCTTCTTTCCTCTGTGGTAATGCCACAAGTATGTGGGAACTCGTATTGTTCCGCTTCATACAGGGTCTTGGCGGTGGTGCATTGCTGGTAACTTCCCAGACAATTATCACCGAAAGTTATCCTCCGGAAAAAAGAGGTATGGCGCAGGCGATTTACGGTTTAGGTGTGATTATCGGACCAACACTAGGTCCTCCTCTGGGTGGTTATATCGTTGACCACTATACCTGGCCGTACATCTTTTACATCAACATTCCTATCGGTGTAGTAGCAACTCTGCTGACACTGCAATTCGTAAGAAGTCCGAAATACGGAGAAAAGAAATCAGCGAACGAAATTGACTGGCTGGGTATCGGATTCCTTGCACTGGCGGTTGGTTCCCTTCAATATGTACTGGAACGCGGACAGGAAGATGACTGGTTTAATGATACGACAATACTGATATTGGGAATACTGGCAGTGATGGGCATCTTCTTCTTTATATGGAGAGAGCTCGTATATAAGAATCCGATCGTGAACGTAAGAGTGTTATCAAATGGTAACCTCAGAGTGGGCACACTCCTCTCCTTCCTGATGGGCTTCGGATTGTACGGATCCACCTTTATCATCCCGCTGTATACACAGAGTTTGCTGGGATGGACCGCTACACAGTCGGGTATGCTGATGATACCAGCCGCACTCACCACGGCGTTTATGATGCCGATCATTGGTAAGATGCTGGAAAAAGGGATACCGCAACAGTATCTGGTAGCAGCAGGTATGTTCCTTTTCTTTGTCTTCTGTTTCTGGGGGTATAAAATCATTACGCCTGACACCGGTTCAGAAGCCTTCTTCTGGATGCTGATCGTACGCGGTGTTGGTATGGGTATGTTGTTTATTCCGATCACAACACTTTCCCTGTCTACATTGAAAGGTAAGGAAATTGGAGAAGGTGCGGCATTTACCGGTATGATGAGACAGCTGGGTGGATCTTTTGGGGTGGCATTGATTACAACATTTGTATCACGCCGGAATGAGTTACACAGAATGGACCTTGTCAGCAAATTGGATACAAATAACCCGGATGTGATGAAGAGAGTGGCCGGAGCAACCGCTAATTTTGCTTCAAAAGGTATGGATACAAGAAGGGCGCTGGGTAGCGCTTATCAGTCACTGGAATACAGTGTCACCAAGCAGGCCACCGTTATGTCTTACATGGATGTATTCCTCTACCTCGGTGTACTGTTCCTGATCTGTGTGCCTTTTGTGATGATGGTGAAAGGAAAGAAAGCCGCAAAACTGGATCCAAGTGCGATGCACTAA
- a CDS encoding HlyD family secretion protein: protein METQSATATNKGANNVQEAPKKRNYRFIIVLAVLVIGGGAFGISKYIHSLHHEETDNAQVEANVSPVIPRVTGYVKEVRVKDNQVVKQGDTLVVLDDRDLQIKVQQAEAALAAAEVNVQVAVATTNAARSNISSSQANISAVDAQIEAGKVNVWRANQDYERYANLIKDHSITQQQYEQALAAKQTAERQLNVLQEQKKVAARQTSAVSTQSDATAEQINAAKAIIKERQAELDNAKLTASYAVILAPENGVVSKIYVQPGQLVQAGQSLFSVVLSNDVWVVANFKETQLDKMKLGQKVSVHIDAFPGKSLEGKITSFSPATGARFALLPPDNASGNFVKVVQRLPVKIEFNDLNQAEVKQLRPGMNVLVDVHLD, encoded by the coding sequence ATGGAAACGCAATCAGCTACAGCTACTAATAAAGGTGCCAATAATGTACAGGAGGCTCCCAAAAAGAGGAACTATCGTTTCATCATCGTATTGGCAGTCCTTGTTATCGGTGGTGGTGCATTCGGTATCTCAAAATATATTCACTCCCTTCACCATGAAGAAACCGACAACGCACAGGTAGAAGCAAACGTGAGCCCTGTCATCCCTCGTGTAACAGGATATGTAAAAGAAGTTCGTGTAAAAGATAACCAGGTTGTAAAGCAAGGCGATACACTGGTAGTGCTGGATGACAGAGATCTGCAGATCAAAGTTCAACAGGCAGAAGCTGCACTCGCTGCTGCTGAAGTAAACGTTCAGGTAGCAGTTGCTACTACAAACGCTGCCCGCTCAAATATATCTTCTTCTCAGGCAAACATCTCTGCAGTAGATGCACAGATCGAAGCTGGTAAAGTAAATGTATGGCGTGCAAATCAGGATTACGAGCGTTACGCTAACCTGATTAAAGATCACTCTATCACACAACAGCAATATGAGCAGGCACTGGCTGCGAAACAAACTGCTGAACGTCAGCTGAACGTTCTGCAGGAGCAGAAAAAAGTAGCTGCCCGTCAGACAAGCGCCGTATCTACACAGAGCGATGCTACCGCTGAACAGATCAACGCTGCTAAAGCAATCATCAAAGAACGTCAGGCTGAACTTGACAATGCTAAACTGACTGCAAGCTATGCGGTGATCCTGGCGCCTGAAAATGGTGTGGTATCCAAGATCTATGTACAGCCAGGACAGCTGGTACAGGCTGGTCAGTCCCTGTTCAGTGTCGTATTATCTAACGATGTATGGGTAGTAGCTAACTTTAAAGAAACACAGCTGGATAAAATGAAACTTGGCCAGAAAGTAAGCGTACATATTGACGCATTCCCTGGTAAGTCCCTGGAAGGTAAAATTACCTCCTTCTCTCCTGCTACAGGTGCTCGTTTTGCACTGCTGCCTCCGGATAACGCTTCTGGTAACTTCGTGAAAGTAGTACAGCGTCTGCCAGTGAAGATCGAATTCAATGATCTCAATCAGGCTGAAGTAAAACAACTCCGCCCAGGTATGAACGTACTGGTGGATGTACATCTTGACTAA
- a CDS encoding TolC family protein: MKLNSTYRRLWSLAVCVILAIPYTSQAQDKKSLSLKEAITLSIQNSKELKLSKTRIDAALASVKTANNAQLPDVSVSGSYLRINEPNVDLKIKLGGDSTSSGGGSTPKVNSLAYAMATVSVPIFSGFILQSQKESARYLAEAAKLDADKDREAVIQNTINAYSNLYKSQQAVELVRENLKQQQQRVTDFANLEKNGLVARNDLLKVQLQQSNVEVSLVEAESNLKLANVAMDLLLGLPETTELVADNNTFDQSAPVASKAAAEWEQIALQNRKDAASLSAREKAATAGIKAAKGEYYPSVGLTGGYAAISVPNALTVTNALNVGIGVKYSPSAFWKSGSKVTEAKVRLQEVQVNEELLVDNIHLSINRAYQEYLVNQKKIEAYQKAIDQAGENYKIVKNKQENNLATTTDLLEADVANVQAKLNFAFAKADAVVAYTKLLETAGVLTETGAEAVK; encoded by the coding sequence ATGAAGCTTAATAGCACATACAGGCGTTTATGGTCTCTGGCAGTTTGCGTAATACTGGCTATACCATATACCAGTCAGGCGCAGGACAAGAAGAGCCTGTCTTTGAAAGAAGCCATAACGCTTAGTATACAGAACAGTAAAGAACTTAAACTTAGCAAAACAAGGATCGACGCAGCACTTGCATCTGTAAAAACAGCAAACAATGCACAGTTACCGGATGTTAGTGTTTCTGGCTCATATCTCAGAATCAACGAACCAAATGTAGATCTGAAAATTAAACTCGGAGGTGACAGCACAAGTTCAGGTGGAGGTTCTACTCCGAAAGTAAACTCTCTGGCATACGCTATGGCTACCGTGTCAGTTCCTATCTTCTCCGGATTTATCCTCCAGAGCCAGAAGGAATCCGCCCGTTACCTGGCTGAAGCTGCAAAACTCGACGCAGATAAAGACCGCGAAGCAGTTATCCAGAACACGATCAATGCCTACAGCAATCTGTATAAATCACAGCAGGCAGTAGAACTGGTACGTGAGAATCTGAAACAACAGCAGCAGCGTGTAACTGATTTCGCCAATCTCGAAAAGAACGGCCTCGTAGCGCGCAACGACTTATTAAAAGTACAGTTACAGCAGTCAAATGTGGAAGTGTCCCTGGTAGAAGCTGAAAGCAACCTGAAACTGGCTAATGTAGCGATGGACCTGCTGTTAGGTCTGCCTGAAACAACAGAACTGGTAGCAGATAACAATACTTTCGATCAGTCTGCCCCTGTTGCTTCAAAAGCAGCCGCTGAATGGGAACAGATCGCATTACAGAACCGTAAGGATGCCGCTTCACTGTCCGCCCGTGAAAAAGCTGCCACTGCAGGTATCAAAGCAGCTAAAGGTGAATATTATCCTTCTGTTGGTCTGACCGGTGGTTACGCTGCTATCTCAGTACCTAACGCACTGACGGTAACAAATGCACTCAACGTAGGTATCGGTGTTAAATACTCCCCTTCCGCTTTCTGGAAGTCAGGTTCAAAAGTAACAGAAGCAAAAGTAAGACTGCAGGAAGTACAGGTGAATGAGGAACTGCTGGTGGATAACATCCACTTGTCTATCAACAGAGCATATCAGGAATACCTGGTAAACCAGAAGAAGATTGAAGCTTATCAGAAAGCAATCGACCAGGCGGGTGAGAATTATAAGATAGTAAAGAATAAACAGGAGAACAATCTCGCAACAACTACCGACCTGCTCGAAGCGGACGTAGCCAATGTTCAGGCAAAACTGAACTTCGCTTTCGCAAAAGCCGATGCAGTTGTAGCTTATACCAAACTGCTGGAAACCGCAGGTGTATTAACAGAGACAGGAGCAGAAGCCGTTAAATAA
- a CDS encoding TetR/AcrR family transcriptional regulator, producing the protein MEYNPKQLLILESAEKLFASHGFHATSVRDIAHEAGVNIAMISYYFGSKEKLIESIFLKRIINWKAILNETLKDNSKTYIERLDSLIENFVRRIIGNPCFNLMMMRAQIQADMLVNDLIHESKKEVYEVIGAFINAGQEQGVFNKDVDVLMMVATLTGTTNHIMSTRHHFQRMSNLEHLSDSELQEYLIIHTSNHLKNLFKAILIHEA; encoded by the coding sequence ATGGAATACAATCCGAAGCAATTATTAATCCTGGAGTCTGCTGAGAAGCTATTCGCTTCCCACGGTTTTCACGCTACTTCAGTGAGAGATATTGCGCATGAGGCAGGTGTGAACATCGCAATGATATCTTACTACTTCGGTTCAAAAGAGAAATTGATTGAATCCATTTTCCTGAAAAGGATCATCAACTGGAAAGCAATCCTCAATGAAACGCTGAAAGATAATTCCAAGACATATATAGAAAGACTGGATTCACTTATTGAGAATTTTGTGCGCAGGATTATCGGTAATCCTTGTTTTAATCTTATGATGATGAGGGCACAGATCCAGGCGGATATGCTGGTAAATGATCTGATTCACGAAAGTAAAAAGGAAGTATACGAAGTAATCGGCGCTTTTATTAACGCCGGTCAGGAACAGGGGGTATTCAATAAAGATGTGGATGTGCTGATGATGGTCGCTACGCTTACTGGTACAACCAACCATATTATGTCGACCAGGCACCACTTCCAGCGCATGAGCAATCTCGAACATCTGTCAGATAGTGAACTACAGGAATATTTAATTATTCATACAAGCAATCATTTGAAAAATTTGTTTAAAGCCATTCTAATCCATGAAGCTTAA
- a CDS encoding carbohydrate kinase family protein produces MTQYKVACFGEVLWDILPDKALPGGAPMNVAYHLQKLSVPAAMISGIGDDEQGKSLLELMKRYQLTTDFVQIDPVHETGKVYARPSPDNPLEMKYEIVQPVAWDYIAFTPALKELAQQTDNTFLVFGSLAARNADSRQTLQSLLEGNRTFVLDINLRPPHFEQELLVSLLHQCHILKLNESELSIIGSWHQWPDTMEAQVKALSLQYAIPTIIVTLGENGAALFTEGKFYQHPGYKVKVADTIGSGDAFLAGCLYSIIKKYSPADTLSFACAMGALVASYHGGCPDYQRVEITTLMAAH; encoded by the coding sequence ATGACACAATACAAAGTTGCCTGTTTTGGAGAAGTGCTCTGGGATATTTTGCCGGATAAGGCCCTACCCGGAGGAGCTCCTATGAATGTGGCCTATCATCTTCAGAAATTGTCTGTTCCCGCAGCAATGATATCCGGTATCGGAGATGATGAACAGGGAAAATCCCTGTTGGAGCTGATGAAGCGATATCAGCTCACAACCGACTTTGTCCAGATAGATCCGGTACATGAAACGGGTAAAGTATATGCACGTCCTTCCCCGGATAATCCGCTGGAAATGAAATACGAGATTGTTCAACCGGTAGCATGGGATTATATTGCCTTTACGCCTGCCTTGAAAGAACTCGCACAACAGACCGATAATACCTTTCTCGTATTCGGCAGTCTTGCGGCAAGAAATGCAGACAGCCGGCAAACCTTACAATCACTCCTGGAAGGCAACCGCACTTTCGTATTGGATATCAATCTGCGTCCGCCGCATTTTGAACAGGAACTACTTGTCAGCCTGCTGCATCAATGCCATATCCTGAAACTGAATGAATCAGAATTGTCTATCATCGGCAGCTGGCACCAATGGCCGGATACCATGGAAGCACAGGTAAAAGCATTAAGTCTTCAATATGCGATTCCAACGATCATTGTCACATTGGGTGAAAATGGCGCGGCACTATTCACAGAAGGAAAATTCTATCAGCATCCCGGTTATAAAGTAAAAGTGGCAGATACAATCGGCAGTGGAGACGCCTTTCTAGCAGGATGTCTGTATAGCATCATCAAAAAATATTCACCGGCAGATACCTTATCATTTGCTTGTGCCATGGGCGCACTCGTAGCATCCTATCATGGTGGTTGCCCTGATTACCAACGTGTAGAGATAACTACATTGATGGCAGCGCATTAA